The stretch of DNA CCAAGATCTTTTTCGATAAATTCGCGCACCTCTCTCCCCCGTTCGCCGACCAGTGCAATAACATTGACATCGGCGGTTGATCCGCGACTGATCATGCCCAGCAGGACCGATTTGCCGACGCCCGATCCGGCGAAAATACCCATACGCTGACCCTGTCCGCAGGTAGCCATGAGATCGATTCCTTTTATGCCGGTAAGCATCGGCTGTGAGATTCGACGGCGTTTGAGAGCATGAATGGGGGCGGTATCGATGGCCCGATATTTGGTGCACAACAACGGCCCTTTGCCGTCGATAGGCTGACCCAGGCCGTTCAGGATGCGCCCTATCAGATGCTCGCCGACGGGAACCCTGAGCCGCTCGCCGGTGGATATGACGATCGAACCGGGAGTTATTCCCGAGACCGATCCAAAAGGCATCAGGAGGATACGATTATCACGAAAGCCGACGACTTCGGCCTTGATTTTTTCTCCGCTCTCGGGATTCTCGATGTAGCAGAGATCGCCGATCGAAAGCGCCGGCCCGATTGATTCGATTATAAGACCGATTATCTGGGCCACGCGACCGGAATGTTTGATGGTGCCGGCCTGATCGATACGGTCGGCATAGAGATCATACGGTATCTTTTTCACGAATGAACCCCTAAAGTTCCGATCTCTTCGGTGATGATGTCAAGCTGCGATTCGACACGGGCATCGATATCGCCGGTAGGAGTTTCGATAAAGCAGCCGCCATACCTGACACGCGAATCGGGTTCGATGGTAATTTCCTTGATGGCGGTGGACTCACCCATAAAACGCTCTATTTGCTGTTCTATCATGGGCAAATGCTCGGGCCGGACCTTGATTTTAATTTTTGATTTGTCGACCAGTTTTTCAATGGTGCCCGATATAATTCCGGCAGTGACATCGGGATCGATACGGGCGGCATCAAAAGTGACTTTGCGGGCGATTTTCAGGACCAGCTCAAGAATTTTCCGGTGGGCCTCTTCATAAAGCACTTCCCGCTGAGAGACGGCATCCTTTATCAGTCCGGCAAAATTATCGATGACTTTTTTGGCTTCCTGGTGGCCGATAGCCAGACCCTTTTCATGCCCGTCGTTGAAACCCTGGTTATATGCCTGTTGCCTTTCCGTGACCAGTTGTTTGTCTATCTTAAGCAGTTCCTGAATAGGAATCATTTTCTTGCCTTCGACCGTGGTGACGACATTGATGCCCAGATAGACGGTGGCCAGTTTTTTTTCGGCGGCCCGGTCGGCCTCGATATCGGCGCGATACTCGCCGATGACCACTTTTTCATCGCCGACAGAGGCATGGTACAGCCTAGACAATAACATCCTCCTTGCCGCCGCGGCCGGAGATGATCACCTGTCCCTCTTCCTCGAGATGGCGGATCGCCTCGACAATGCGCTGCTGCGCCGCCTCGACGTCCGAAAGCCTCATCGGCCCCATGAACTCCATCTCTTCCTTGATCATGACAGCGACACGTTCTGAGACGTTGGAATATATCTTGGAGCGAACCTCTTCCGAAGCGGCCTTGAGAGCAATCGAGAGATCCTTGGTTTCGACCTCCTTCAGCAGCCGCTGAATCGAGCGGTCGTCGAGAAGCACCAGGTCATCGAAAACAAACATCATATTTTTTATTTCACTGGCCAGATCGGAGTCATCGGCTTCAATGGACTGAAGAATATTTTTCTCAGCCGAGCTTTCGATCAGGTTAAGGATCTCGGCCATGGTTTTGGCGCCGCCGGAGACGGACAGGTCGCCGGAGTGGGAGGTATCGAAGTGTCCTTCTAGGGTCGATTCAATTTCCTTGAGAACTTCCGGTGATATTTTTTCCATCGTGGCAATCCGCAGGGCAACTTCGGACTGGAGCTCGGGCGGAAGTTCTGATAGAACGCCGGCCGCCTGATGGGATGTCAACTGGGACAATATCAGGGCAATGGTCTGCGGATGTTCGTTCTGAAGGAAGCTGACCAATTGACGGGCATCGATGTTTTTCAACAAATTGAATCCGGAAGTCCGGAAGGATGATTCGAGCCGGGCCAGAATTTCCTGGGCCTTTTTGGCGCCGACCGCTTTCTCGAGAATTTCCTTGGCAAAATCAATGCCGCCCTGTGAAATGTACTGGCGGGCCATGAAAATCTGGTAACATTCATCAATGACCTTCTCCTCGATATCGGAGGGAACATCACCGAGATTGGCGATTTCGATCGTGACTTTTTCGACTTCCGAGTCCGAGAGTCCGCGCAATACCAGGGCCGCGACTTCGGTCCCGAAAGCGACCAGGGCGATGGCGGCTTTTTGCAATGAATTTAGTTCTTCGTATTTCACGGTTACACCTCGTCAATCATCATGGTCTTAATGACTTTGGCCAGTTCCTCGGGGCGATCCTTGACGACAGTATGCATCTGGTCTATAAGCTTGGGTTTTCGCTTTTCAGGCTCTACGATAGGAACCACGCGCTCCGAGGTTTCGCCGGCGCTGCTCCCGGAGACGGTCCGGGCGCCGGAGGCGATCGGGACAATTTGGCCCAATGATGTAAAAAACTTTTTGGCTTTTTTTCGTAAGTACAGAAAAGCCAGTATCACCAGGACGACAATCCCGAGTTTCCGGGCGATATCGTAATAAAATTCCTGCTGATAGATCTGATCGAGCTTATCCTGCTCGAATTGCATCGAGGTATTATCGAAGGCGATATTCATGACTTCGATCTGGTCATTGCGTTCGGAATCAAATCCGACGGCATTCTTGACGATCGAAGCGATGCGGTCGATGTCTTCCTGGGGGCGGGGCTGATAAACCAGCTCAGTGGTTCCGGTTCCGCCGGCGCCTTCAGCGGGCGTATAAACGCCGTCGATCAGCAGCGCCACCGATAATCTTGTGATATTACCGACCGAGTTGATAATATGCTCGACCGTCTTGTTTATTTCGTAATTCGTAATCGAAGTTTCGATACGACTGTCATCGGTGCTTTCATTGACTTCTTCGGTTTTGTCGGCAACCGTTTTGGTTTCTTCGGTTTTTTCCTCGCTGCGGACGACGGTTGAATTGGGGTCGTACAGTTCCGAGGTTGTTTCAACCTGTTTGAAATCGAGTTCGGCGGTCACGCGGACGATTGATTTTCCGTTGCCGATGACGCCGTCGAGCATCGACTGCGCCTTTTTTTCGAGATAGTTTTCGACATTCTTGCGGACTTCCAGTTGCGAAGTGGACAATCCTGCAAGCGGCTCGGAATCGTTCATATTGGTCAGCAGGTTGCCGTTGTAATCGACGATGGAGATGTTTTCCGATT from candidate division Zixibacteria bacterium HGW-Zixibacteria-1 encodes:
- the fliG gene encoding flagellar motor switch protein FliG, whose product is MKYEELNSLQKAAIALVAFGTEVAALVLRGLSDSEVEKVTIEIANLGDVPSDIEEKVIDECYQIFMARQYISQGGIDFAKEILEKAVGAKKAQEILARLESSFRTSGFNLLKNIDARQLVSFLQNEHPQTIALILSQLTSHQAAGVLSELPPELQSEVALRIATMEKISPEVLKEIESTLEGHFDTSHSGDLSVSGGAKTMAEILNLIESSAEKNILQSIEADDSDLASEIKNMMFVFDDLVLLDDRSIQRLLKEVETKDLSIALKAASEEVRSKIYSNVSERVAVMIKEEMEFMGPMRLSDVEAAQQRIVEAIRHLEEEGQVIISGRGGKEDVIV
- the fliF gene encoding flagellar M-ring protein FliF, which gives rise to MEYFKHLFTNISNFVRAMSPSQAIMLIGITAGIIVGAVVMTGWVSSISYATLYSGLEPSEAGEITEYLTEQNIPYQLADGGKTVSVPSGDVYKVRISLASQGLPRSGNIGYSIFDQSNLGMTEFLQNLNFRRALEGELMRTIMQLSDVQAARVHIVMPKDRLFARDQKEATASIVLKLKTPAGLSKSQLAGITHLVAASVEGLKSENISIVDYNGNLLTNMNDSEPLAGLSTSQLEVRKNVENYLEKKAQSMLDGVIGNGKSIVRVTAELDFKQVETTSELYDPNSTVVRSEEKTEETKTVADKTEEVNESTDDSRIETSITNYEINKTVEHIINSVGNITRLSVALLIDGVYTPAEGAGGTGTTELVYQPRPQEDIDRIASIVKNAVGFDSERNDQIEVMNIAFDNTSMQFEQDKLDQIYQQEFYYDIARKLGIVVLVILAFLYLRKKAKKFFTSLGQIVPIASGARTVSGSSAGETSERVVPIVEPEKRKPKLIDQMHTVVKDRPEELAKVIKTMMIDEV